GCTCCTCACAGAACAGGAATAGGAAGTATGAAGGggacaggaaaaaacaaatccacGTCTCGGCGCGACACAAATGTTGCAAGCACAAACCACACGGGgttattttctgtcttcatACCCATGCAGGTGCACCTACAGAAGTTGCATGCTGTTCGTCCGAGGAGAGCGAGTTTCTGAAGAACTTGTGGTGTAAAAGATGAGTGACTCACTGGAGAGGACTACAGACTGTCCCTTGCCGTTTCTTGGAGATGACTCCAGCCccaatgaggagagagagagcccgACAAGAACAAGTGAGATACGCTGGGAAGATGGAGGTCTACCTGTTGAGCTGCAGAGAGGGATGGAGACTCTGCGAGTGAACAGAGAACTGACCGATGTGATACTGAGTGTTGAAGGGCATGACTTTCCCTGCCATAGAGCCATACTTGCCGCTGCCAGTCAGTACTtcaggtaaaaaataaacaagcattGTTTCTTCTTTGTATGGTGATGGCATTGTCGGTTTTAATAAAGGAACATTTTCTGTGTAGGGCAATGTTTTGCAGTGGTCTGAAGGAGACTCATGAGGAGTGCGTGCAAATAAAGGGGTTGGACAGTGGGACAATGGCCTCTCTCCTGGAGTATACCTACACCAGCCGAgccctcctcacacactcaaaTGTCCAGAGAATACTTGAGGCTGCCAGTCAATTTCAGgtaaaatgacaatatatatttaaacatttaaatataacatACTTTGTTCGTTTACATATCACAAACATCCTCTGACATCCTCTTATGATGTTACCATGTATTATATATAAAGACACTAACTTCAAATACTTAATCCTaaaccataaaaagtcattaaatccTAAAACATCCTCAAAACATAAATCCAACAGtgaagaaaaccttttttttttagcttgatCCATTCAAaagggttttatttattttaggatTTGTAACATTTTCTCATTCTGTGTAGGTGTGATCAGTGATTTTTCACTAGAGGTAAAAACTATCTAAACTAAGATTACCAAAATTAGAGTCATGAagaatgtaaaacatttttaaacattttccctCAGAACATCTATCTTTCTATTTTGATGGTACCTTTTCGCAGCATGGGGCTGCTGTGGTGAAGAACCATATTTAGCATCTTGCAAGTCTCATGATCGTCTCACTTCAGACAGTATAACCCCCATTCAGTGGAACAAACATCTCACTGCGTATGAGATGTGTGACACTAAGAGGGAAGTGAAAGTTGCCCAGTTGTTTACACTCAGGATCAGTTTTCCATACAGGCTTAAATTAACTACACAGCTGTGCAACACAACAAATGAGACAGGTGTTCCCATACCTCTATTTTTGTGACATGCGGTTtgagttttaaaatgtcatttgaagattaaaaaaaaaaaaaaaaagttcaagcATTCTGATTGGTCCTCACTTCTTCATCAGGCTGCTGGGAGTCGGTTTTGGACTGAGGTTAGAATTAGAATCAGATTAAGGTTTAGGATACAGTTTGAGGAAACACATGTAAAGGTGGCTGTTGTTAAGGCAAGgcttttaattcttttttatatttttgggtTTCCAAGACAATTTTCTTGTCAAATCCTCATACAGCTCATAAATCTTAGAAATCTGAAATAGTTGTATCATTCACCACAAGGTTCTGACCCCAATATTGAGAAACCCTGTATGTCTACATCAGAGAGCTTACTAAATTTTCAGCTGAAAAGTAAGTGATTCCTATGCTCACCTTGTTTCTCTTAGTTCCTGCGTGTCGCGGATGCATGTGCTAGCTTTCTGAGCAAGTCCCTGCACCTGGAGAACTGTATCGGGGTCCTGAATCTGGCTGAAAGCCACGCCCTGTCAGACCTGACAAACAGGGTTCAGGACTACATCACCTCTCAATTCTCCCAGGTGGTCCAGCAGCAGGACTTCCTGGAGCTGCCAGCAGAGTCGCTGGAGACCATCCTGCAAAGAGACGACCTTGATGTGAAGTTTGAGGAGTGTGTTTTTCAGGCACTCATGCGCTGGGTGAGAGCCCGGCAGGAACAACGCTATTCTTTACTGGCCAGGTTGCTCTCACATGTGCGACTGCCACTGCTGGAGCCAGCATACTTCGTAGAAAAAGTGGAGTCGGATGAACTGATACGCAACTGCAGTGAAGCTTTTCCTTTGTTGCAAGAGACCCGCGCTTATCACCTCTCTGGCAGGGAGGTTAGTATATAGGCGAAgccaaaaatatgtttctatttaaaattttttattcaatataTCTGAAACCCTGAGGCCGAAACACTGGGGTATTAATGGTCTAAAGGTGTATCACTTTGCCAGAGGCAAAAGCTACCTGCTATCCTTAAATATGTTCCATATTTACTGCATAAGAGCAATTACCTTTTTCATGCCAACTCATTCTCTGATAAAATGACCTGctgcatttaaatgttttatgtttaatgtgcTTTGTACATGTTTGTAGGTGGTCTCTGAACGAACCAAGCCCCGTTTGCGGCACTTTCTCTCAGAGGTATTCTTGATCATCGGAGGCTGCACTAAAGAAGAACGCTTCATTTCCACAGTTACCTGCTTGGACCCCCTTAGACGCAGCAGATTAGAGGTTGCCAGGCTGCCaatgacagagatggaggatgaGTCCCAAAACAGAAAATGGGTTGAGTTTGCTTGCATAACCTTCCGCAATGAATTGTACATATCTGGTGAGAAAAGTAACATATTCACATTCTATTTTCATAGAAAGCCTTAGTTCCTGTAAAATGTGTCAACCTGTACTGATGAAAGTGAAATTATTCACAGTCGGCAGATAATGCATCTGAAAAGTTAAAGTTTCCATATATCCTCTCGTCTTGTATTTTTCTTGCAT
This genomic interval from Seriola aureovittata isolate HTS-2021-v1 ecotype China chromosome 11, ASM2101889v1, whole genome shotgun sequence contains the following:
- the klhl6 gene encoding kelch-like protein 6, whose amino-acid sequence is MSDSLERTTDCPLPFLGDDSSPNEERESPTRTSEIRWEDGGLPVELQRGMETLRVNRELTDVILSVEGHDFPCHRAILAAASQYFRAMFCSGLKETHEECVQIKGLDSGTMASLLEYTYTSRALLTHSNVQRILEAASQFQFLRVADACASFLSKSLHLENCIGVLNLAESHALSDLTNRVQDYITSQFSQVVQQQDFLELPAESLETILQRDDLDVKFEECVFQALMRWVRARQEQRYSLLARLLSHVRLPLLEPAYFVEKVESDELIRNCSEAFPLLQETRAYHLSGREVVSERTKPRLRHFLSEVFLIIGGCTKEERFISTVTCLDPLRRSRLEVARLPMTEMEDESQNRKWVEFACITFRNELYISGGKETQHDVWKYNGALDKWIQIEPLTTGRWRHKMAVHEGKVYALGGFDGVQRLASVEAYDPFHNRWTQVTPLGVGVSSFAAASFDRWIYVIGGGPNGKLATDKVQCWEPGTDCWELRAPIPIETKCTNAVTFKNCIYVVGGAMHAMYCYSPLSDSWSLVTRLGERASCAIAACNNKLFITGGRDNKNQVISTVMCWDVARGVLTEECVLPMGVSHHGSVTLMKSYTHIHRIAPASECQ